A window from Tenacibaculum singaporense encodes these proteins:
- a CDS encoding alpha/beta hydrolase-fold protein codes for MKQVYLLFTLLISASLFSQEVITQKVNSKELGKDRNIKVYLPKGYDVDETTNYPLAIVLGDEYLFDLYVGNAKLYANVDKAPRQIVVGIDMKNTYGKDISIIPSNNSLTSSGVHFFNFIKHELIPFMEGNFRTSPFMTIVGEGKAANFITHYLKDEKPVFNSYICITPDFPQFAPAIMESYSLNRLGAIDNTYFLYTSNNKKYIDPSQYNRFSDIRTLLTSYEAKNFNVVFDEFDSSPSYLAMIGETIPRAFTQMFSLYSKITKEEYEANVKDLAPLDAIKYVEKKYLDIQYLYGSNLNVRLDDIFVIEDIVIDRQDGDYLRVLGDFVMIKYPDSHMGDFYIGKYHELGKDYEKADFYYKAAYGKMDPSDPNANAFYENIKRVNDLMGSKKKEEINNEEIIEEQEEEGQE; via the coding sequence ATGAAACAAGTATATTTATTATTTACCTTATTAATTAGCGCTAGTCTTTTTTCTCAAGAAGTTATTACTCAGAAAGTAAACTCGAAGGAGTTAGGAAAAGATAGAAATATAAAAGTCTACCTTCCTAAAGGATATGACGTAGATGAAACCACTAATTACCCTCTAGCTATTGTTTTAGGTGATGAGTACCTTTTTGATTTATATGTAGGAAATGCTAAGCTTTATGCTAATGTTGATAAAGCCCCTAGACAAATTGTAGTTGGTATTGATATGAAGAACACTTACGGAAAAGATATTTCTATTATACCTTCTAATAACTCCTTAACAAGCTCTGGAGTACATTTTTTTAATTTTATTAAACATGAATTGATTCCTTTTATGGAAGGAAACTTTAGAACATCTCCTTTTATGACAATTGTAGGTGAAGGGAAAGCTGCTAATTTCATTACTCATTATTTAAAAGACGAAAAGCCTGTTTTTAACTCATATATTTGTATAACTCCTGATTTTCCACAGTTTGCTCCCGCAATTATGGAATCTTACTCTCTTAACAGGCTAGGTGCCATCGACAATACTTACTTTTTGTATACAAGTAATAATAAAAAATACATTGACCCTAGTCAATATAATAGGTTTAGCGATATTAGAACGTTGCTAACATCCTATGAAGCTAAGAACTTTAATGTTGTTTTTGACGAGTTTGATTCTTCTCCTAGCTATTTAGCTATGATTGGGGAAACTATTCCAAGAGCTTTTACACAAATGTTTAGTTTATACTCTAAGATTACTAAAGAGGAGTATGAAGCTAACGTAAAAGATTTAGCTCCTTTAGACGCTATTAAATATGTTGAGAAAAAATATTTAGACATTCAGTACCTATATGGTTCAAACTTAAATGTTCGTTTGGATGATATTTTTGTTATTGAAGATATTGTAATAGACAGACAAGATGGTGATTACTTAAGAGTTTTAGGTGATTTTGTAATGATAAAATACCCTGATTCTCACATGGGTGATTTTTATATAGGTAAATACCATGAATTAGGAAAGGACTACGAAAAAGCAGACTTTTACTACAAAGCTGCTTATGGTAAAATGGATCCTTCTGACCCTAACGCCAATGCTTTTTACGAAAATATTAAACGTGTAAACGATTTAATGGGAAGTAAAAAGAAAGAAGAAATTAATAATGAGGAGATTATAGAAGAACAAGAGGAAGAAGGACAAGAATAG
- a CDS encoding nitroreductase family protein — translation MSFITSMQQRYTTKKYDASKKIESEKIRELQQVLQLSPSSINSQPWKFTFVSDTYTKEQLSKVSWLNTSKVLESDTVVVFNRINDVALFEKQIEEELPEGAVGYYKEFIKPKPEEEIKAWFNRQVYLALGVFLSACAEMGIDATPMEGIEPENYDKILNNKGYATVVAVAIGYRDDEDFNQPDRKPKSRLAFDKVIETI, via the coding sequence ATGAGCTTTATAACATCTATGCAGCAACGTTATACAACTAAAAAATACGATGCTTCAAAAAAAATTGAATCTGAAAAAATTAGAGAGTTACAACAGGTTTTACAACTAAGTCCTTCTTCAATTAATAGTCAACCATGGAAATTTACTTTTGTTTCTGACACCTATACTAAAGAACAACTTTCAAAAGTATCTTGGTTAAATACTAGTAAGGTTCTTGAAAGCGATACTGTTGTTGTATTTAACAGAATTAATGACGTAGCATTATTTGAAAAACAAATTGAAGAAGAGCTCCCTGAGGGTGCTGTTGGTTATTATAAAGAATTTATAAAACCAAAACCTGAAGAAGAGATTAAAGCCTGGTTTAACAGACAAGTTTATTTGGCTTTAGGAGTTTTTTTAAGTGCTTGTGCAGAAATGGGAATCGATGCTACTCCAATGGAAGGTATTGAACCAGAAAATTATGACAAAATTTTAAACAACAAAGGTTACGCAACTGTTGTTGCTGTGGCAATTGGCTATAGAGATGACGAGGACTTTAATCAACCTGATAGAAAGCCTAAATCGAGATTGGCTTTTGATAAGGTTATTGAAACAATTTAA
- a CDS encoding winged helix-turn-helix transcriptional regulator: METQMSKTFKFKGREFPCCTSLTMGVIGGKWKTVILFHLIKGTLRYSELRKEIPMVTERTLSLQLKALEEDGVIKRKVYTSKPPLKVEYSLTDLGKSLIPIIQSIADWGDFAVKNHSK; this comes from the coding sequence ATGGAAACACAAATGTCCAAAACATTTAAATTTAAAGGGAGAGAATTTCCTTGCTGTACAAGTCTTACTATGGGAGTCATTGGGGGGAAATGGAAAACAGTAATTCTTTTTCATTTAATAAAAGGAACACTTCGCTACAGTGAGTTAAGAAAAGAAATTCCAATGGTTACAGAACGAACATTAAGTCTACAGTTGAAAGCCTTGGAAGAAGATGGAGTAATTAAAAGAAAAGTGTATACCTCAAAACCACCATTAAAAGTGGAATACTCTTTAACTGATTTAGGAAAAAGTTTAATTCCTATAATTCAGTCTATCGCAGACTGGGGAGATTTTGCTGTAAAAAATCATTCGAAATAA
- a CDS encoding 1,4-dihydroxy-2-naphthoyl-CoA synthase: protein MIQPDWKVAKEYEDITYKKSHNVARIAFNRPNVRNAFRPKTTSELLDAFHDAHEDTNIGVVLLSAEGPSTKDGVWSFCSGGDQNARGHQGYVGEDGYHRLNILEVQRLIRFMPKAVICVVPGWAVGGGHSLHVTCDLTLASKEHAIFKQTDADVTSFDAGYGSAYLAKMVGQKKAREIFFLGRNYSAQEAYEMGMVNAVIPHDELEQTAFDWAQEILAKSPTSIKMLKFAMNLTDDGMVGQQVFAGEVTRLAYMTDEAKEGRDAFLEKRKPNFPKTWIP from the coding sequence ATGATACAACCAGACTGGAAAGTAGCCAAAGAATACGAAGATATTACCTATAAAAAGTCACACAACGTTGCAAGAATAGCATTTAATAGACCTAATGTACGTAATGCGTTTCGACCAAAAACTACTTCAGAGTTATTGGATGCATTTCATGATGCACATGAAGATACGAATATAGGGGTGGTATTGTTGTCTGCTGAAGGACCATCAACTAAAGATGGAGTTTGGAGTTTTTGTTCTGGAGGAGATCAAAATGCACGTGGACACCAAGGATATGTTGGAGAAGACGGGTATCACCGATTAAATATTTTAGAAGTACAACGTTTAATTCGCTTTATGCCAAAAGCAGTAATCTGTGTGGTTCCAGGTTGGGCAGTAGGAGGTGGACACAGCTTACACGTAACTTGTGATTTAACTTTAGCGAGTAAAGAACATGCTATTTTTAAGCAAACTGATGCCGATGTAACTTCGTTTGACGCAGGGTATGGTTCGGCATATTTAGCGAAAATGGTGGGGCAAAAAAAAGCTCGTGAAATCTTTTTCTTAGGAAGAAATTATTCGGCTCAAGAAGCGTATGAAATGGGAATGGTAAATGCCGTAATTCCTCATGATGAATTAGAGCAAACAGCTTTTGATTGGGCACAAGAAATCTTAGCAAAATCACCAACTTCAATAAAAATGTTAAAGTTTGCAATGAACTTAACGGACGACGGAATGGTTGGTCAGCAAGTATTCGCAGGAGAAGTAACTCGCTTAGCTTATATGACGGATGAAGCTAAAGAAGGACGTGATGCGTTTTTAGAAAAACGTAAGCCAAATTTCCCTAAAACTTGGATACCTTAA
- a CDS encoding fibronectin type III domain-containing protein yields the protein MKKIYGIFLASFILFSCSSNNDSNEVVTDDKDDTYFPCSASGLNIEHLTNTTVRFNWYANVEAKLYQIEYGELGFNLGEGIQKSTPDRFLNIENLKPETTYSFYVKVYCDETQEYSNWSDSYTFITYKDNPICDRVDEFMVYDSTGLDYVTFKYKTNSTNYQHSKGIEIEYGIKGFILGTGQIHSYEDNSSYTDYDYTRINNLNHSTEYDFYIRESCSEYGYSDWIGPLTVKTLDGGGNPNCLKPTGFIKFAYRTNPDGSYSYPFAWNNVNGETNWDFGYVLAGNSINNPIEVINVTSNNVSFTGFTSEVKYDVYVRANCGANGYSDWSGPITFTAR from the coding sequence ATGAAAAAAATCTACGGCATTTTTTTAGCATCTTTTATTCTATTTTCTTGTTCATCTAATAATGACTCTAATGAAGTTGTTACAGATGATAAGGATGATACTTATTTTCCATGTTCGGCTTCGGGTTTAAATATAGAACATTTAACTAACACCACTGTTCGTTTTAATTGGTATGCAAATGTTGAAGCAAAACTTTATCAAATTGAATATGGTGAACTAGGATTTAACTTAGGCGAAGGAATTCAAAAATCAACACCTGATAGGTTTTTAAATATTGAAAATTTAAAGCCTGAAACTACTTATTCATTTTATGTAAAGGTATACTGTGATGAAACACAAGAATATAGCAACTGGTCTGATTCATATACTTTTATAACTTACAAAGATAACCCTATATGTGATCGTGTTGATGAGTTTATGGTTTATGATTCAACAGGTTTGGATTATGTCACATTCAAGTATAAGACTAACTCTACTAATTACCAACATTCAAAAGGTATTGAAATAGAATATGGTATAAAAGGTTTTATATTAGGTACTGGACAAATACACTCATACGAAGATAACTCTAGTTATACTGATTATGATTACACAAGAATTAATAATTTAAATCATAGCACCGAATATGATTTTTATATTAGAGAAAGTTGTAGCGAATATGGATATAGTGACTGGATTGGACCTTTGACAGTAAAAACACTAGATGGAGGAGGCAACCCTAACTGTCTTAAACCTACTGGTTTTATTAAGTTTGCATATAGAACAAATCCTGATGGTAGTTATTCTTACCCTTTCGCATGGAATAATGTAAACGGAGAAACTAATTGGGATTTTGGATATGTTCTAGCTGGTAATTCAATAAACAATCCTATAGAAGTAATAAATGTTACTAGTAACAATGTAAGTTTTACTGGTTTTACCTCAGAAGTTAAATACGACGTGTACGTTAGAGCTAATTGTGGAGCAAATGGATATAGCGATTGGTCAGGACCAATTACCTTTACGGCAAGATAG
- the rpmB gene encoding 50S ribosomal protein L28, whose amino-acid sequence MSRVCELTGKKAMVGNNVSHALNRTKRRFNANLMTKRFYIPEEDKWVTLKVSASALKNINKKGISAVIKEAREKGFLTK is encoded by the coding sequence ATGTCTAGAGTTTGTGAATTAACAGGAAAAAAAGCGATGGTAGGTAACAATGTATCTCACGCTTTAAATAGAACTAAAAGAAGATTTAACGCTAATTTAATGACTAAGCGTTTCTATATTCCAGAAGAAGATAAATGGGTAACTTTAAAAGTATCTGCTTCTGCATTAAAAAATATTAATAAAAAAGGAATCTCTGCGGTTATTAAAGAAGCTAGAGAAAAAGGTTTCTTAACTAAATAA
- a CDS encoding fumarylacetoacetate hydrolase family protein: MKIICIGRNYAKHIEELANEKPENPVVFLKPDSAILPKKMPFFIPPFSNDIHYEVEVLVKINKVGKHISPKFAHKYYETVGLGIDFTARDVQAQCKEKGLPWEKAKAFDGSAIVGEFFPKEKFDLENLSFQLQKNDEVVQDGNTSCMLWKIDELISYVSQYFTLKKGDIIFTGTPAGVGKVVENDILTGTIEGKQAFQIKVK, translated from the coding sequence TTGAAAATAATTTGTATAGGGCGTAATTACGCAAAACACATAGAAGAGTTAGCGAATGAAAAACCAGAAAACCCAGTAGTTTTTCTAAAACCAGATTCGGCTATTCTTCCTAAAAAAATGCCATTTTTTATTCCTCCGTTTTCAAATGATATCCATTATGAGGTAGAGGTATTGGTAAAAATAAACAAAGTAGGAAAACATATTTCTCCAAAATTTGCCCATAAATATTATGAAACTGTAGGCTTAGGAATTGATTTTACTGCGCGTGATGTGCAAGCACAATGCAAAGAAAAAGGATTGCCTTGGGAAAAAGCAAAAGCTTTTGATGGTAGTGCTATTGTAGGAGAGTTTTTTCCGAAGGAAAAATTTGACTTAGAAAACTTATCATTTCAATTACAAAAGAATGATGAGGTTGTACAAGATGGAAATACCTCTTGTATGTTGTGGAAAATTGATGAGTTGATTAGTTATGTGTCGCAATATTTCACGTTGAAAAAAGGAGATATTATTTTTACTGGAACACCAGCAGGAGTTGGAAAAGTAGTAGAAAATGACATTTTAACAGGAACTATAGAAGGAAAGCAAGCTTTTCAAATTAAAGTAAAATAA
- a CDS encoding DUF4295 domain-containing protein — translation MAKKSVASLQTGSKRLTKAIKMVKSPKSGAYTFVEAIMDPTQVNDFLAKK, via the coding sequence ATGGCAAAGAAATCAGTAGCATCGTTACAAACAGGTTCGAAAAGATTAACCAAAGCTATCAAGATGGTGAAGTCTCCTAAGTCTGGAGCTTACACATTTGTTGAAGCTATTATGGATCCAACGCAAGTAAACGACTTTTTAGCAAAAAAGTAA
- the rimO gene encoding 30S ribosomal protein S12 methylthiotransferase RimO, whose amino-acid sequence MRTKTTKQNKINVVTLGCSKNVYDSEVLMGQLKANGKEVVHEDENDDGNIVVINTCGFIGKAKEESVETILHYAQKKEEGEVDKVFVTGCLSERYKPDLEAEITNVDQYFGTHDLPNLLKVLEADYKHELIGERLTTTPEHYAYLKIAEGCDRPCSFCAIPLMRGKHKSTPIEDLVTEATKLAEKGIKEIMLIAQDLTYYGLDIYKKRALADLLKELVKVEGIEWIRLHYAFPTGFPMDVLEVMKNEPKVCDYLDIPLQHINTEILKSMKRGTTHEKTTSLIHKFREEVPNMAIRTTLIVGYPGETEEQFQELKDWVEEMRFERLGAFEYSHEENTGAYVLEDDVPADVKFRRVNEIMEVQSQISWELNQEKIGKTFKCLFDRKDGEYYYGRTEFDSPDVDNDVIVDAREYYIKLGEFIDIEIFDAGDFDLHGKPVVKQERPVPLNQKRK is encoded by the coding sequence ATGCGTACTAAAACAACAAAACAAAATAAAATTAATGTAGTTACTTTAGGTTGCTCTAAAAACGTTTACGATAGTGAAGTGTTAATGGGGCAGTTAAAAGCTAATGGTAAAGAAGTGGTTCATGAAGATGAAAATGACGATGGAAATATTGTAGTAATCAATACGTGTGGTTTTATTGGTAAAGCCAAAGAAGAAAGTGTAGAAACTATTTTACACTACGCACAGAAAAAAGAAGAAGGTGAAGTTGATAAAGTGTTTGTTACGGGTTGTTTAAGTGAGCGTTACAAGCCAGATTTAGAAGCTGAAATAACGAATGTAGATCAGTATTTTGGTACACACGATTTGCCAAACTTATTGAAAGTTTTAGAGGCAGATTATAAGCATGAGTTAATTGGTGAGCGTTTAACTACAACTCCAGAGCACTATGCATATTTAAAGATAGCAGAAGGGTGTGACCGTCCGTGTTCGTTCTGTGCCATTCCGTTAATGCGTGGCAAGCATAAATCTACTCCGATTGAAGATTTGGTTACAGAAGCTACAAAGTTGGCAGAAAAAGGTATCAAGGAAATCATGTTAATAGCACAAGATTTAACCTATTACGGATTAGATATTTATAAAAAACGTGCTTTAGCAGATTTATTAAAAGAATTAGTAAAAGTTGAAGGTATAGAGTGGATTCGTTTGCATTATGCCTTTCCAACAGGTTTCCCTATGGATGTGTTAGAAGTGATGAAGAACGAACCAAAGGTTTGTGATTATTTAGATATTCCGTTGCAGCATATCAATACTGAGATTTTAAAATCGATGAAGCGTGGTACAACACACGAAAAAACGACTTCGTTGATTCATAAATTTCGAGAGGAAGTGCCAAACATGGCAATTCGTACAACATTAATTGTTGGGTATCCAGGAGAAACAGAAGAGCAGTTTCAAGAATTAAAAGACTGGGTAGAAGAGATGCGTTTTGAACGTTTAGGAGCTTTTGAATACTCGCATGAAGAGAACACAGGAGCATATGTTTTAGAAGATGATGTGCCTGCGGATGTAAAGTTCAGAAGGGTGAATGAAATTATGGAAGTGCAATCGCAAATTTCTTGGGAATTAAATCAGGAAAAAATAGGAAAGACTTTTAAATGTTTATTTGATAGAAAAGATGGTGAATATTACTACGGACGTACCGAGTTTGACTCACCAGATGTAGATAACGATGTCATTGTAGATGCTCGTGAGTATTATATAAAATTAGGAGAATTTATAGATATCGAAATTTTTGATGCAGGTGATTTTGATTTACATGGAAAGCCTGTAGTAAAACAAGAGAGACCAGTTCCTTTAAATCAGAAGAGGAAGTAA
- the rpmG gene encoding 50S ribosomal protein L33: MAKKGNRVQVILECTEHKASGQPGTSRYITTKNKKNTPDRMELKKFNPILKKMTVHKEIK, translated from the coding sequence ATGGCAAAAAAAGGAAACAGAGTTCAAGTAATTTTAGAGTGTACTGAGCACAAAGCTTCTGGTCAACCAGGAACTTCTCGTTATATTACAACAAAGAACAAAAAGAATACTCCTGATAGAATGGAATTAAAGAAATTTAATCCAATCTTAAAGAAGATGACAGTTCATAAAGAAATTAAATAA
- a CDS encoding amidase family protein: MRKATFLLLTVLFISACKQKTVKVYFKNYDESSEIEKQQDHEKKRMQFKLLQSKYLDLNKEFAPFEKELSSFSEEECQELKPLILEKDIPTIQKSITNNKLTYEKLTLFYLYRIRKIESDNTKYLNEIISLNPKVLEEARAKDKEAKEVDEFSLNGIPILIKDNIDAAGMITTAGAVALQNNSTDKDAFIVKKLREAGALILGKVNLSEWAYFFCEDCPLGYSAMGGQTLNPYGRKIFETGGSSSGSGVSVAANYAVAAVGTETAGSITSPSSQNSVVGLKPTIGILSRSGIVPISSTLDTPGPMTKSMVDNVILFEAMLGKDNEDAASLEIEDFSPKELLNNNYTVQGKRIGVLKSILTDSIYKASVEKLQEAGAEIIEITPPEISSDGFITLLNIDMKHDLPKYLSTYGNKNLTVKNIQDVVEFNKKDSIKRAPYGQQLFEGIVKDTTTLAQLEVVKDSLSYNGKKFLQALKAQNLDVILSINNYHSGIAAVAKYPTLTIPMGYKNTGEPVSLTFIGKPFTEKELLQLGHVFEQLTKVRKAPVDYN, from the coding sequence ATGAGAAAAGCTACTTTTTTATTATTAACTGTTCTATTTATAAGTGCATGTAAGCAAAAAACTGTAAAGGTATATTTCAAAAATTATGATGAGTCATCAGAAATAGAAAAACAGCAAGATCACGAGAAAAAGAGAATGCAGTTTAAATTACTTCAGTCTAAATATTTAGATTTAAATAAAGAATTTGCACCCTTTGAAAAGGAGTTGTCAAGTTTTTCTGAGGAAGAATGTCAAGAACTAAAACCATTAATTTTAGAAAAAGATATTCCAACTATTCAAAAAAGCATAACAAATAATAAACTCACCTACGAAAAACTAACATTATTCTATTTATATAGAATACGAAAGATTGAAAGTGATAACACAAAGTATTTGAATGAAATTATATCTCTAAATCCAAAGGTGTTAGAAGAAGCAAGAGCAAAAGATAAAGAGGCTAAAGAGGTTGATGAATTCTCCTTGAATGGAATTCCAATTTTGATAAAGGATAATATTGATGCAGCAGGAATGATAACGACTGCAGGAGCCGTAGCTTTACAAAATAACTCAACTGATAAGGATGCTTTTATCGTCAAAAAATTAAGAGAAGCGGGAGCATTAATTTTAGGAAAAGTAAACTTAAGTGAATGGGCATATTTCTTTTGTGAAGATTGCCCGTTAGGGTATAGTGCCATGGGAGGACAAACCTTAAACCCTTATGGAAGGAAGATTTTTGAAACAGGAGGTTCTAGTTCAGGAAGTGGAGTTTCTGTAGCAGCAAACTATGCCGTAGCTGCTGTAGGTACAGAAACAGCAGGATCTATAACTTCACCATCAAGTCAAAACTCAGTAGTTGGGTTAAAACCAACAATTGGTATTTTAAGTCGCTCAGGAATTGTTCCTATTTCAAGTACGTTAGATACTCCAGGACCGATGACGAAAAGCATGGTAGATAATGTTATTTTGTTTGAAGCGATGCTAGGAAAAGATAATGAGGATGCTGCTTCTTTAGAAATAGAAGATTTTAGTCCTAAAGAATTACTCAATAACAACTATACAGTTCAAGGAAAAAGAATAGGAGTATTAAAATCGATTTTAACAGATTCTATTTACAAAGCAAGTGTAGAAAAGTTACAAGAAGCTGGGGCTGAAATTATAGAGATAACACCACCAGAAATTTCGTCTGATGGATTTATTACGCTGCTAAATATAGATATGAAACATGATTTACCTAAATACTTATCTACTTACGGAAACAAAAATCTAACAGTGAAAAATATACAAGATGTGGTTGAGTTTAATAAAAAAGATTCAATTAAAAGAGCTCCTTACGGACAACAGCTATTTGAAGGAATTGTAAAAGATACAACAACTTTAGCTCAGTTAGAAGTCGTAAAAGATAGTCTAAGTTATAATGGAAAGAAATTTTTACAAGCTTTAAAAGCCCAAAATTTAGATGTTATCCTATCGATTAATAATTATCATTCTGGTATTGCAGCAGTAGCGAAGTATCCGACATTAACAATTCCTATGGGATATAAAAATACTGGAGAGCCTGTTAGTTTAACATTTATAGGAAAGCCTTTTACAGAAAAAGAGCTACTACAACTAGGGCATGTATTTGAGCAGTTAACCAAAGTAAGAAAAGCACCAGTTGATTATAACTAA
- the ftsY gene encoding signal recognition particle-docking protein FtsY: MSFFKKIFSKEKKETLDKGLEKTKTSFFSKLSKAVAGKAKVDDDVLDNLEEVLVSSDVGVETTLKIIDRIEERVSRDKYLGTEELNQILREEIAGLLSETNTGDDTDFTIPANTKPYVLMVVGVNGVGKTTTIGKLASQFKKKGLKVVLGAADTFRAAAIDQLQVWADRTDVPIVRQEMGSDPASVAYDTVQSGVNQGADVIIIDTAGRLHNKVNLMNELTKIKRVMQKVIPDAPHDVLLVLDGSTGQNAFEQAKQFTKATEVTSLAVTKLDGTAKGGVVIGISDQFQIPVKYIGVGEGIDDLQVFNKHEFVDSFFK; encoded by the coding sequence ATGAGTTTTTTTAAGAAAATCTTCTCTAAAGAGAAAAAGGAAACCTTAGACAAAGGATTAGAAAAAACCAAAACAAGTTTTTTCTCTAAATTATCAAAGGCAGTTGCTGGTAAAGCTAAGGTTGATGATGATGTATTAGATAATTTAGAAGAAGTATTGGTATCGTCTGATGTAGGAGTAGAAACTACCCTGAAAATAATAGATAGAATAGAAGAACGTGTATCTCGTGACAAGTATTTAGGAACAGAAGAGTTAAACCAAATTTTACGTGAAGAAATAGCAGGTTTATTATCAGAAACGAATACTGGTGACGACACCGATTTTACCATTCCAGCAAATACGAAACCTTATGTGTTAATGGTAGTTGGAGTAAATGGAGTAGGAAAAACAACTACGATTGGTAAGCTAGCTTCACAATTTAAAAAGAAAGGTTTAAAAGTGGTTCTTGGAGCTGCCGATACCTTTAGAGCAGCAGCGATAGATCAGTTACAAGTATGGGCAGACAGGACAGATGTACCTATTGTACGACAAGAAATGGGGTCTGATCCAGCATCTGTCGCATACGATACCGTACAGTCAGGTGTAAATCAAGGAGCAGATGTTATAATTATCGATACTGCAGGACGTTTACACAACAAAGTAAACCTAATGAATGAACTAACAAAAATAAAGCGTGTAATGCAAAAAGTAATACCAGATGCACCACACGATGTATTGTTAGTGTTAGATGGTTCTACAGGGCAAAATGCTTTTGAACAAGCAAAACAATTTACTAAAGCAACTGAAGTAACTTCGTTAGCAGTAACCAAACTAGATGGTACAGCAAAAGGAGGGGTTGTTATCGGAATTTCAGATCAATTTCAAATACCTGTAAAATATATTGGAGTAGGAGAAGGTATTGATGACTTACAAGTATTTAACAAACACGAATTTGTAGATTCGTTTTTTAAATAG
- a CDS encoding competence/damage-inducible protein A: MNAEIITIGDEILIGQIVDTNSQWIGQELNKIGISVYQISSIQDEKQHILNALKEAESRADIVIITGGLGPTKDDITKKTIAEYFKDEKIVEYPEVIDNIKHLFKKVNHPFNEIQKYQAQLPSKATLLMNRLGTAPGMWFYENDTVFVSLPGVPYEMKGLMKYDVLPKLQSTFKLPFILHRTIMTVGTGETIIAERISDWEDSLPDFIKLAYLPSYGSVRLRLSAKGNNEKFLAREMEKQVAALYKLIPEIIVGDDKETSLEKEVGKLLKEQGKTVATAESLTGGKIASTIVSVPGASSYFTGGFVTYTAALKEQLLDVSKEVIDQYTVVSKEVASAMAKGCREKLQTDYAIAVTGNAGPTTDHNDKSVGLVYIGIATKSGVEVHEFNFGQPREKVINRTVTKSLELLQAAILK; encoded by the coding sequence ATGAATGCAGAAATTATAACGATAGGAGATGAAATTCTTATCGGACAAATTGTAGATACCAATTCACAATGGATTGGTCAAGAACTAAATAAAATTGGAATTTCGGTTTATCAAATCTCCTCAATTCAGGATGAAAAACAACACATATTAAATGCGTTAAAAGAAGCAGAAAGTAGAGCAGATATTGTGATAATAACTGGAGGATTAGGACCTACCAAAGACGATATCACAAAAAAAACAATTGCTGAATATTTCAAAGACGAAAAGATTGTTGAATATCCCGAAGTAATTGATAATATCAAACACCTATTCAAAAAAGTTAATCACCCGTTCAACGAAATTCAGAAGTACCAAGCACAGCTTCCTTCCAAAGCAACATTATTAATGAATCGTTTAGGAACGGCACCTGGAATGTGGTTTTACGAAAACGATACGGTTTTTGTATCTCTTCCAGGAGTCCCATACGAAATGAAAGGGTTGATGAAGTATGACGTATTGCCTAAGTTACAGTCTACTTTTAAACTACCATTCATTTTGCACAGGACAATTATGACGGTTGGTACAGGGGAAACAATTATTGCTGAAAGAATTTCTGATTGGGAAGATAGTTTACCCGATTTTATAAAACTAGCTTATTTACCATCTTATGGAAGTGTCCGCTTACGATTATCTGCCAAAGGAAATAATGAAAAGTTCTTAGCAAGAGAAATGGAAAAGCAAGTAGCAGCACTATATAAGCTAATTCCAGAGATTATCGTTGGGGATGATAAAGAGACATCATTAGAAAAAGAAGTAGGTAAATTGTTAAAAGAACAAGGAAAAACAGTTGCTACAGCTGAAAGTTTAACGGGAGGAAAAATAGCGTCAACTATTGTTTCCGTTCCAGGAGCATCATCATACTTTACGGGAGGATTTGTTACGTATACAGCAGCTTTAAAAGAACAATTACTCGATGTTTCTAAAGAAGTTATTGATCAATATACGGTAGTAAGTAAAGAAGTAGCTTCAGCAATGGCAAAAGGATGCAGGGAAAAGCTGCAAACAGATTATGCAATAGCTGTAACAGGAAACGCAGGACCAACAACGGATCATAATGATAAGAGTGTAGGATTGGTGTATATTGGTATAGCAACTAAAAGTGGAGTAGAGGTTCATGAATTTAATTTTGGACAACCTAGAGAAAAGGTAATTAATAGAACGGTAACCAAATCTTTAGAACTTTTACAAGCTGCCATATTAAAATAA